The genomic segment CACATAAAGTTTTAGAATCACtctaattatagaaaatatgatCTCTCTATACTTTAGGATTGCCGCTTCCAGGTTTATATTAGATGTTTTCCATGTGTagctaaaatttttaaaaaattgagaaacatttaaaaatttatgcgGCTTTCACAATGAAAACAcatatttgaacaaaaatataatttttaaaagtctATAAAATTgtgataaaaatacaaattctttttttttacaatatctTAAAACCCCAATGTAATCTTTAACATAAAATACATCTTCATGGAAATacatatctttattttatttttgaacaaatgaaaatacatatctttataaaaatacatatatgtatgGAAAAAGTatctacttatatattttaaccaaattcataaatattaatgCAAGGTTTGCGATTAAAAGGCACATCTTTCACAGTGTTTTTGAATCCCTGTAGATGTTATAAATGTAAAAAGGTATTTGACCAAAAAGATCTAAAAAGGTATAgaacaataagaaaaaaaaagcatttcCATAAATTCCATCTATTTGGCCTTACAAAAATTACCAAaagatttaataaaacattttttttttttgacaactaataaaacattttatcaGCGTCTAGTCTGACCACAACCCATGATAGAAGAAGGCAAATTAGCAACCCTATCGATCCCATACTCGAACACAATCCTCATTCCCATGAAAAAATGCGACTCAATGTGGCAATGAAACGCCCACACGCCAGGATTATCCGCTCTAAAACGCAGCGCAGTCCACCCATACGGTTGTACCGCAACCGTGTTTTTCATAATCGGGTCAACCAGATTATACCTTTTCGGATCATTCGACTCGTTAAACTTCCCTTCACCATACCCGAGCACCCAAAAATCATGACCGTGTAAATGCCACGGGTGCGTTTCGCTATTGTTGATACTCATCGTATTAGCGTTCTGTAAAATCACGTCAACTGTGGAGTTGAACTTCAGTCTGTAGATCCCGTCGCTCATCGTTGCGTTAGCGTTTGAGGGTACCACGAATATGTCGTACTTTTTAGAATCGTAACTCTCTGGCGGTGTGAAACGCCAGTCAAATGCGTCTGTAAAATTATGCTTTAACGCGATTAAATATGGCGTTGAAGGGTGTTGGTAGGAAACGTTGTTGACCGACCACCGCATGTATCCGTTAACTTTGTTCTGTGTGTTCAAGAGCACAATCACTTTGTCGGAACTCTCTGGCGGGGCGTGTACGTATCCTTTACGCGCCTTGATTGCTAAGCTTTGTGCGAGACGGTGGCGCGTGTCGTTCCATTTTGGCCGAAAGCTGGAGGATGCCAGCGTCGGAGGACGCTGACGTGGGTGATTAGGGTGGTAGTTGAGTACAGCGGTTGCTGGTGGAGTTTTCTCTTGACGGCTAACGATGCTCGTGGTGATCCAATAGTTTCGGCTAGGGTTTTGATCTGCCTTGAGAAGCACGGAATAAGTTTCTCCTGAGTATATGAAGAGATTCCTCACAGTGAATGGTTCAACGTAGTGTCCATCGGCTTCAACGACAGTTAAGTTATGTCCCTATCGTTTTATTTCACTCATTAGAGAAAGGAAGGCAGAAACAGAGTGGGAAAGAAAATGGTTACTTGCATCTCAAGCTAGCTTACCTCAATTTGGAAACTGAGAGCAGAGAGAGCCGTCAAGCTACCAATTCGAAGCCGGTACGTCTTTCCGGGGATAACCGTGAGGACGAAACGCGAACAATCAGCGTTTGAAGCGTTACAGACTTCAACTTCCGAGCGCTGAGGAGTCATTAAGTTGTTTGTGCAGTTGAATCTTCCTCTTCCTTGTATCATAAGCGACTGATATTATAACatccaaaaaaacaattaggtcaataaaaaattaagaatctGACTTATATGGAAATTCATTCACCTGTGGCTCACCAACCCATT from the Raphanus sativus cultivar WK10039 unplaced genomic scaffold, ASM80110v3 Scaffold3149, whole genome shotgun sequence genome contains:
- the LOC130506353 gene encoding L-ascorbate oxidase-like, translated to MRSSGFSDTSHVFTLMVICFITLFSSSVLVEGKIRRFKWEVKYELKSPDCFEKLVITINGQFPGPTIKAQQGDTIIVELKNSFMTENVAVHWHGIRQIGTPWFDGVEGVTQCPILPGEIFTYQFVVDRPGTYMYHSHYGMQRESGLIGMIRVSPPSTEPEPFKYDDDRSLLLTDWYHKSMSEKATGLASIPFKWVGEPQSLMIQGRGRFNCTNNLMTPQRSEVEVCNASNADCSRFVLTVIPGKTYRLRIGSLTALSALSFQIEGHNLTVVEADGHYVEPFTVRNLFIYSGETYSVLLKADQNPSRNYWITTSIVSRQEKTPPATAVLNYHPNHPRQRPPTLASSSFRPKWNDTRHRLAQSLAIKARKGYVHAPPESSDKVIVLLNTQNKVNGYMRWSVNNVSYQHPSTPYLIALKHNFTDAFDWRFTPPESYDSKKYDIFVVPSNANATMSDGIYRLKFNSTVDVILQNANTMSINNSETHPWHLHGHDFWVLGYGEGKFNESNDPKRYNLVDPIMKNTVAVQPYGWTALRFRADNPGVWAFHCHIESHFFMGMRIVFEYGIDRVANLPSSIMGCGQTRR